Proteins from a single region of Mumia flava:
- a CDS encoding tetratricopeptide repeat protein produces MTSFRELGMKPIFTDAMISEMSLYDRFRTAEDLLAQRFPRDAARMLTDVVEAEPANAAAWELLGRSYFAAALLGPAEDAFRRLVELEPTSGWAHVALGLTLDRQSRHREGAAYHRMAAVMDPDQDRRPRLVATTEG; encoded by the coding sequence ATGACCAGCTTCCGCGAGCTCGGGATGAAGCCGATCTTCACCGACGCGATGATCTCCGAGATGTCGCTGTACGACCGATTCCGCACCGCCGAGGACCTGCTCGCGCAGCGCTTCCCGCGCGACGCGGCGCGGATGCTGACCGACGTCGTCGAGGCCGAGCCCGCGAACGCCGCGGCCTGGGAGCTGCTCGGACGCTCGTACTTCGCGGCTGCGCTGCTCGGGCCGGCCGAGGACGCGTTCCGCCGGCTGGTCGAGCTGGAGCCCACCAGCGGCTGGGCGCACGTCGCCCTCGGTCTCACGCTCGATCGCCAGTCCCGCCACCGCGAGGGCGCGGCGTACCACCGGATGGCTGCCGTGATGGATCCCGACCAGGACCGTCGTCCGCGGCTGGTCGCCACCACCGAAGGCTGA
- a CDS encoding ABC transporter permease: MSTAIRAELRKWTSTRMWWILLLVMAAYMAFLAAVLGFSLTVAPEQQGAVPLTGVEAATTVYSIGNGLGYVFPLLAGALAMTGEFRYQTITPSLLAEPRRSVFLSAKVVVALLIGLVFGLVGTLSTVAVGAPILAWQGDGAFLGSSDVIVPVLLSVVALAVWAFVGVGVGTLITNQVAAIVVVLAFTQFVEPIVRVGLSAVDSLASAAQFLPGAASEALVGASTYASFGSSGDVLGRLPGALVFLAYGVVFALVGRFTTLRRDIT, encoded by the coding sequence ATGAGCACCGCGATCCGCGCCGAGCTGCGCAAGTGGACGTCGACCCGGATGTGGTGGATCCTCCTGCTCGTGATGGCCGCCTACATGGCGTTCCTCGCGGCGGTGCTCGGGTTCTCGCTGACCGTCGCGCCCGAGCAGCAGGGGGCGGTGCCGCTCACCGGCGTCGAGGCTGCGACCACCGTCTACTCGATCGGCAACGGCCTCGGCTACGTCTTCCCGCTGCTCGCGGGTGCGCTCGCGATGACCGGGGAGTTCCGGTACCAGACGATCACGCCGTCGCTGCTGGCCGAGCCGCGCCGCTCGGTGTTCCTGAGCGCCAAGGTCGTCGTCGCGCTGCTGATCGGGCTCGTCTTCGGCCTCGTCGGGACGCTGTCGACCGTCGCGGTCGGGGCCCCGATCCTCGCGTGGCAGGGGGACGGCGCGTTCCTGGGCTCGTCCGACGTGATCGTCCCCGTCCTGCTCTCGGTCGTCGCGCTCGCGGTCTGGGCGTTCGTCGGCGTCGGGGTCGGCACCCTGATCACCAACCAGGTCGCGGCGATCGTGGTCGTGCTCGCGTTCACGCAGTTCGTCGAGCCGATCGTGCGCGTGGGGCTGAGTGCGGTGGACAGCCTCGCGTCCGCCGCACAGTTCCTCCCCGGCGCCGCGTCCGAGGCCCTGGTCGGCGCGAGCACCTACGCGTCGTTCGGGTCGTCCGGCGATGTGCTCGGGCGGCTGCCCGGTGCGCTCGTGTTCCTGGCGTACGGCGTGGTGTTCGCGCTGGTCGGCCGGTTCACCACGCTGCGGCGCGACATCACCTGA